Proteins encoded in a region of the Bacillus sp. T3 genome:
- a CDS encoding putative amidoligase domain-containing protein produces the protein MELTGKRFYMVKDTEQLLQILLLNNVPCIELVDPKRCKFPIIGRKFGDHNGKDVTIIHSKEQAESEDIDFFTKMYAIGSEYMLEIEGLSVKGVQMAVGDQVIFHDIQIRTKAFGWKWTRVDKSTIPAEWCSAAIRALYVTGLSNGFVKLGVLNNESIIITDINPADTTYREPEFTPKRSFTMGADIEFMLSHDDELLPASTFFSSGGEIGCDERQIEQDSGDYALIEIRPEKADTHLQLFEHLKNVIKKASEMIPYENVQFRAGSMPFTGYQCGGHIHFGMDVSLSLLRALDQYMAIPFAMIENPKTAKLRRRTNHGGLGRFREKPYGFEYISLSSWILDPKLSLGILSLARLVAENYQELPNLFLFDPIIQRAYYNGNSVFLKEFWPEIKGNLVKTSSYHKFESELQFLFEAIEEGYPYSEASDIRLNWGLTISTQQYSRGMVVLIPKKTRLKYGLKEGETTYIRAGNRISQAIVRPYPFSFRNSNMVQLSRELREKLSVPAGWNPKITSENGVISLGPIIGILALRPFDRQTTYFHHLERLATDKQMLIYMFEPKDIDWEKQMIKGETSYGEGLFPFPAVIYDRLVTGKNQKVDEIRAKLQYSCHIPFINPTKLSILTRNKWETHQLLINEYEQYLPKTCLLENPVELTMMLNQYGEIYLKPVGGSLSKGVIRVIRRPTGILWMNIKQKQTHTLQSIEELEQTVSTLINERPYIIQEGIRRKQYNGKNLEIRVYMQKNGQQRWFRTGMVTRLTTEDVMTEETELNLRISKVFNQLYIDPNERRAMTLMLGKIARNIVTTVEHKIGTFGEMAVDLCIDQYNSIKLLEINSKPDNLFSQIGAYQLRNLAGVRLLNYAASLAGYEGEDFKV, from the coding sequence ATGGAATTGACGGGAAAGCGATTCTATATGGTAAAAGACACAGAGCAATTGCTTCAAATTCTACTTTTGAATAATGTACCATGTATTGAACTTGTTGATCCAAAAAGATGTAAGTTTCCTATCATCGGAAGAAAGTTTGGCGACCATAACGGAAAAGATGTGACGATTATCCATTCCAAGGAGCAAGCAGAAAGCGAGGATATAGATTTTTTTACAAAAATGTATGCAATTGGATCAGAATACATGTTAGAAATTGAGGGACTATCTGTAAAAGGTGTTCAAATGGCTGTTGGCGACCAGGTTATCTTCCATGATATACAAATTCGTACAAAAGCATTTGGGTGGAAATGGACGCGGGTAGACAAAAGTACTATTCCGGCTGAGTGGTGCTCAGCTGCGATACGAGCACTATATGTGACGGGACTAAGCAATGGTTTTGTGAAGCTTGGGGTATTAAACAATGAATCTATCATTATTACTGACATTAACCCAGCTGATACCACTTATCGCGAACCTGAATTTACACCAAAACGATCGTTTACAATGGGGGCAGATATTGAGTTTATGCTAAGTCATGATGATGAGCTTTTACCTGCATCCACCTTTTTCTCATCAGGTGGAGAGATAGGGTGTGATGAGAGACAAATTGAACAGGATAGTGGAGATTATGCATTAATTGAAATTAGACCTGAAAAAGCTGATACACATCTGCAACTGTTCGAACATCTTAAAAATGTGATAAAAAAAGCATCTGAAATGATTCCTTACGAAAATGTACAATTCAGGGCTGGAAGTATGCCCTTTACAGGATATCAGTGTGGGGGACACATTCATTTTGGGATGGATGTATCACTATCCTTGCTTCGAGCCCTGGATCAATATATGGCCATTCCGTTTGCAATGATTGAAAATCCAAAAACAGCAAAGCTAAGAAGAAGAACCAATCATGGAGGCTTGGGTAGATTTCGGGAAAAGCCTTATGGATTTGAGTATATCTCATTAAGCTCTTGGATACTCGATCCTAAATTATCGCTTGGAATTTTAAGTTTAGCAAGACTCGTTGCGGAAAATTATCAAGAATTACCGAATCTCTTTTTGTTTGACCCTATCATTCAACGCGCCTACTACAATGGGAACTCTGTGTTCCTAAAGGAATTTTGGCCAGAAATAAAGGGGAATTTAGTAAAAACATCTAGTTATCACAAATTTGAGAGTGAGCTTCAATTTTTATTTGAGGCAATTGAAGAAGGCTATCCATATTCAGAAGCGAGTGACATCCGCCTTAATTGGGGTCTTACTATATCAACACAGCAATATAGTCGTGGAATGGTAGTCTTAATTCCGAAGAAAACAAGATTGAAGTACGGTCTAAAAGAAGGAGAGACCACTTATATTCGAGCAGGAAATCGAATTTCTCAAGCGATAGTGCGCCCTTATCCATTTTCTTTCCGTAATTCAAACATGGTACAGCTTTCAAGGGAACTTCGTGAGAAATTATCTGTCCCTGCCGGATGGAATCCGAAAATCACATCTGAAAATGGAGTGATTTCGCTCGGACCGATTATTGGCATTCTTGCACTTCGGCCTTTTGATCGCCAAACAACGTATTTTCATCACCTTGAACGACTTGCTACAGATAAGCAAATGCTTATTTACATGTTTGAACCAAAGGACATTGATTGGGAAAAACAAATGATTAAAGGTGAAACCAGTTATGGTGAAGGGCTTTTTCCATTTCCAGCTGTTATCTACGATCGTTTAGTAACTGGAAAAAACCAAAAAGTCGATGAGATTCGTGCTAAGCTTCAATATTCCTGCCATATTCCCTTTATTAATCCTACCAAGCTATCCATTCTCACTCGTAACAAATGGGAAACTCATCAACTACTAATCAATGAATATGAACAATATTTGCCCAAAACTTGTCTATTAGAAAATCCAGTTGAATTAACCATGATGCTAAATCAGTATGGCGAGATTTACCTAAAGCCAGTCGGTGGCTCCTTGAGTAAGGGAGTTATTCGTGTCATCAGGCGCCCAACCGGAATACTGTGGATGAATATTAAACAAAAGCAAACCCATACACTTCAAAGTATAGAAGAGCTTGAGCAAACAGTCAGCACTTTAATAAATGAAAGACCTTATATTATTCAGGAAGGGATAAGGCGAAAGCAGTACAATGGAAAAAATCTCGAAATTAGAGTCTATATGCAAAAAAACGGACAGCAAAGATGGTTTCGAACAGGAATGGTGACACGACTAACTACAGAGGACGTAATGACAGAAGAGACGGAATTAAATCTTCGAATCAGCAAGGTGTTCAATCAGTTATATATCGACCCAAATGAGCGTAGAGCGATGACATTAATGTTAGGCAAGATTGCTCGGAATATAGTAACAACAGTAGAACATAAAATCGGAACTTTTGGGGAAATGGCCGTTGACTTATGCATAGACCAATATAATTCAATTAAACTCCTTGAAATTAATTCAAAACCCGATAATCTTTTTTCACAAATAGGAGCATATCAACTACGGAATTTAGCTGGAGTCCGACTCCTAAATTACGCGGCATCATTAGCTGGATATGAGGGTGAGGATTTTAAAGTATAA
- the speE gene encoding polyamine aminopropyltransferase, with the protein MSERKGFKKDDNGVLWISNYVANAKLRIHYKVKDLLDYKKSEFQQISIVDTAGFGRMLVLDGTPQISTADGFIYNEMISHVPIVTHPNPKRVAMIGGGDCGNARETMKYKDIEKIDVVEIDKHVIELCQKWLTPTTAYENDPRLHMIFDDGYEWIQKQDGAYDVLLIDRPDPVGPGKKLFSSDFYKFVYNALSEDGVVGFQSGSPFYNQSTLKRTVNSLRELFPVVRTYIMTIPLFPCGLWSFTIASKKHDPITADLSKLQDMDTKYISKEIFLASFVLPRYIQDLLGE; encoded by the coding sequence ATGTCCGAGCGGAAAGGTTTTAAAAAAGATGATAATGGTGTCTTATGGATATCGAATTATGTAGCCAATGCAAAATTAAGAATACACTATAAGGTGAAGGATTTACTCGATTATAAAAAATCAGAATTTCAGCAAATTAGTATTGTTGATACAGCTGGATTCGGAAGAATGTTAGTGTTGGATGGGACCCCACAAATCTCCACTGCGGATGGGTTTATTTATAATGAGATGATTAGTCACGTTCCGATTGTGACGCATCCTAATCCAAAGAGGGTTGCGATGATAGGGGGTGGTGATTGTGGGAACGCACGTGAAACGATGAAATACAAAGACATTGAAAAAATTGATGTCGTGGAAATTGATAAGCACGTGATTGAATTATGTCAAAAATGGTTAACACCCACGACTGCATATGAAAATGATCCGAGACTTCACATGATTTTTGATGATGGCTATGAATGGATACAAAAGCAAGATGGTGCTTATGATGTTCTGTTAATTGATCGTCCCGATCCAGTTGGGCCAGGAAAGAAGTTGTTTAGTTCAGACTTTTATAAGTTTGTATACAATGCTCTTTCTGAAGATGGTGTAGTTGGATTTCAATCAGGATCACCCTTTTATAATCAATCGACATTAAAAAGAACGGTTAATAGCCTACGAGAGCTATTCCCGGTAGTTCGTACTTATATAATGACCATACCACTTTTCCCATGTGGATTATGGAGTTTTACGATTGCTTCCAAGAAACATGATCCAATTACTGCAGACCTCAGCAAATTGCAGGATATGGATACAAAATACATTTCCAAAGAGATATTTTTAGCTTCATTTGTTTTACCAAGGTATATTCAGGATCTTCTGGGGGAATAA
- a CDS encoding selenium metabolism-associated LysR family transcriptional regulator — protein MDFHQLYVFTKVVEHKSFSKAADAVFLSQSTVSSHIQTLEKTLNVHLFDRIGRESIPTPYGERLYVWAQKILLMKDQALLDLNSGMAEFQGIMRIAVSSVPGQFILPRMVKRFRDEFPKVTFDINQSSSKLVAEQVLNGSVDFAVLGEKYENDRLHYIPLLKEKLVLITSTETDLNSPVCIRDILHLPFIMRHADSGTQSILEKSLKSHQISKDNLNIIAYTDDGQSLIQFVIQNVGISIVSEIVAKDYEAKKLINLYEIENFNEERYFYLVYNKNKTLSLTSKLFIDQVSKWL, from the coding sequence ATGGATTTTCATCAGCTTTACGTTTTTACAAAAGTAGTAGAGCATAAAAGTTTTTCGAAGGCTGCAGATGCTGTTTTTTTGAGCCAATCGACTGTGAGTTCACACATCCAAACATTAGAAAAAACGCTAAATGTTCACCTGTTTGATCGGATAGGTCGTGAAAGTATTCCCACACCATATGGAGAGCGCTTGTACGTTTGGGCCCAAAAGATATTATTAATGAAGGATCAAGCGTTACTTGATTTAAATTCCGGTATGGCGGAATTCCAAGGGATTATGAGAATCGCAGTCAGTTCCGTACCTGGACAATTTATTTTACCGCGGATGGTCAAACGGTTTCGTGATGAATTTCCTAAGGTGACGTTTGATATTAACCAATCCTCCTCCAAGCTTGTAGCTGAACAAGTTTTAAATGGCTCAGTAGATTTTGCTGTTTTAGGAGAAAAATACGAAAATGATCGGTTGCACTACATCCCATTATTAAAAGAGAAATTAGTCCTCATTACCTCTACCGAAACAGACCTTAACAGTCCTGTTTGTATTCGCGATATTTTACATCTGCCATTTATCATGAGACATGCCGATTCGGGAACTCAATCAATTTTAGAAAAGTCACTTAAAAGCCATCAGATTTCAAAAGATAATCTAAATATTATTGCCTACACCGATGATGGCCAAAGCCTGATTCAGTTTGTCATTCAAAATGTTGGCATTTCGATTGTTTCTGAAATTGTTGCTAAGGATTATGAGGCCAAAAAGCTTATTAACCTTTATGAAATTGAAAATTTTAATGAGGAACGCTATTTTTATCTCGTTTATAACAAAAATAAAACACTATCCCTGACATCAAAATTATTTATTGACCAAGTTTCAAAATGGCTTTAA
- a CDS encoding CDP-alcohol phosphatidyltransferase family protein, with amino-acid sequence MLDTHGRALVQPSIQSTAQFFLNRGLSANQVTVMAFLVGVSASMLIYYDMPIFGVIVLWISGFLDAVDGSMARQSKTTSAWGTVLDVTFDRVVETGILLALALKYPDPKILFLFLILAISIIFTMTIFLTVGAVSDKQSMKSFYYQPGLAERTEGFILFSFLALFQNQLVLWTIVFIVVEIVTGLQRLLEARRILKD; translated from the coding sequence ATGCTAGATACACATGGACGTGCACTTGTCCAACCATCGATTCAGTCGACCGCTCAATTTTTCTTGAATCGAGGCTTATCTGCTAATCAAGTAACAGTTATGGCCTTTCTTGTCGGTGTATCTGCAAGTATGCTCATATACTATGATATGCCGATTTTCGGTGTCATCGTTCTTTGGATTTCAGGTTTTTTAGATGCTGTTGATGGGAGCATGGCCAGACAAAGTAAAACGACCTCAGCATGGGGAACGGTACTTGATGTCACCTTTGATCGGGTTGTGGAGACTGGGATTTTACTCGCCCTAGCGTTAAAGTATCCAGATCCAAAAATCCTATTTCTGTTTTTGATATTAGCGATTTCGATCATTTTTACAATGACAATCTTTTTGACCGTTGGGGCTGTATCAGACAAGCAGAGTATGAAATCATTTTATTATCAGCCTGGTCTGGCTGAACGGACAGAAGGTTTTATTTTATTTTCATTTTTAGCCCTGTTTCAGAATCAGCTAGTCCTATGGACAATCGTTTTCATAGTTGTCGAAATCGTAACAGGATTACAAAGACTGCTTGAAGCCCGGAGAATTTTAAAAGACTAA
- a CDS encoding ABC transporter ATP-binding protein: MILKEISMTYGKQMIIEKCDLQIAESEIFVLMGPSGSGKSTLLKGIAGLVPLAAGTISWKNGKGTTGLVFQEPRLFPHMTVIENLTFGLRAKGIPVKERTMRAQEYLKILQLEGLGNRYPHQLSGGQQQRVSLGRVLVMKPDLLLLDEPFSSLDTPLRKQLTEWMYQLQRKQGFSILWVTHYIDEAYSVADRVGVMMDGEILQTGKPLDFYHAPASENIAAFFSLTNRFHLQSWQQWFQSSLYTYETKEMGWIQANALKIRTKCNHAETIKTVDQNDPDIVWREGIVTRVKHEPKGNIVLIEAAGITLAVELAVWDGLPNIQDHIEVGVPPNKIIWYPSG, translated from the coding sequence ATGATTCTGAAGGAGATAAGTATGACCTATGGAAAGCAAATGATTATCGAAAAGTGTGATTTGCAAATTGCTGAAAGTGAAATATTTGTGTTAATGGGACCATCAGGCAGCGGAAAATCGACGTTGCTAAAAGGAATTGCTGGATTAGTACCTTTAGCGGCTGGAACAATATCCTGGAAAAATGGAAAGGGAACAACAGGGCTTGTTTTTCAGGAGCCACGTCTTTTTCCTCATATGACGGTTATTGAAAATTTGACATTTGGTCTCCGGGCAAAAGGAATACCAGTGAAAGAACGAACAATGAGAGCACAAGAGTATTTAAAAATTTTGCAGCTTGAAGGATTGGGAAATCGCTATCCTCATCAGCTTTCAGGAGGTCAGCAGCAGCGTGTCTCGTTAGGGAGGGTACTCGTAATGAAACCAGATTTGCTGCTATTAGATGAGCCCTTTTCATCATTAGATACACCACTTCGGAAACAACTAACAGAATGGATGTATCAGCTTCAAAGGAAGCAAGGATTTTCGATTCTTTGGGTTACGCACTATATAGATGAGGCTTATTCTGTAGCAGACAGGGTTGGTGTTATGATGGATGGGGAAATTCTGCAAACAGGTAAACCGCTTGATTTTTATCATGCTCCAGCTTCAGAAAACATTGCTGCATTTTTTTCGTTAACAAATCGTTTTCACTTACAAAGCTGGCAACAATGGTTTCAAAGCTCATTGTACACATATGAAACTAAAGAGATGGGTTGGATCCAGGCGAATGCTTTAAAAATCCGAACTAAATGTAATCATGCGGAGACAATAAAAACGGTAGATCAAAACGATCCAGACATAGTTTGGCGAGAAGGAATCGTTACTCGAGTAAAGCATGAACCAAAAGGAAATATTGTTTTAATAGAAGCTGCTGGAATCACATTGGCGGTTGAACTGGCAGTTTGGGACGGCCTTCCGAATATTCAGGATCATATCGAAGTCGGCGTCCCTCCAAATAAAATCATTTGGTACCCAAGTGGATGA
- a CDS encoding spermidine/putrescine ABC transporter permease, with amino-acid sequence MERLAILKKIPIWLYFSIVSFFLVLPFLSIIIWSFTKLWPWPALIPDVMNNDSWTYLFSPSGKAVVGLINSVTVAFITVFGCVALGLPAARILSQKQFFGKGFVFITLLCPLFIPLTVSVMGLYDVTIRLKFLNEYLCVAIAHILVTLPYFIAMVAYQYKLLGLSQQEAARSLEAGFWQIIFWIELPQILPALLLSCLFVIIISFCQYLPTWIMSGGTLLTLPLIIFPFASSSNTSMVSAYSIWLFIPIMAFVLVYFLLLAKLHHRKEGVKS; translated from the coding sequence ATGGAGAGACTAGCAATATTAAAAAAAATCCCGATTTGGTTGTACTTTAGCATCGTTAGTTTTTTCCTTGTTCTTCCTTTCTTGTCGATTATTATATGGAGCTTTACCAAGCTATGGCCGTGGCCAGCCTTGATTCCAGATGTCATGAATAATGATTCATGGACTTACCTTTTTTCACCATCCGGCAAGGCAGTAGTAGGTTTAATCAATAGTGTGACTGTTGCTTTCATTACCGTGTTCGGATGTGTAGCGCTAGGCTTACCGGCAGCTAGGATCCTTAGTCAAAAGCAATTCTTTGGCAAAGGCTTTGTGTTTATCACGCTTCTATGTCCGTTGTTTATCCCATTAACTGTATCGGTCATGGGATTGTATGATGTTACGATTCGATTAAAGTTTCTCAATGAATATTTATGTGTAGCAATTGCCCATATTCTCGTTACGTTACCATACTTTATTGCGATGGTTGCCTATCAGTATAAGCTGCTCGGCTTAAGTCAGCAAGAAGCAGCGCGCAGTTTGGAAGCCGGCTTTTGGCAAATCATATTTTGGATTGAATTGCCCCAGATTCTTCCGGCTCTTTTATTGTCGTGTTTGTTCGTGATAATTATTTCGTTTTGTCAGTATTTACCTACATGGATTATGAGTGGAGGAACGCTGCTGACGCTACCGTTAATTATTTTTCCATTTGCCTCAAGCAGTAATACCTCGATGGTATCGGCCTATAGCATTTGGCTGTTTATCCCAATTATGGCTTTTGTCCTTGTTTATTTTCTGCTTTTAGCAAAATTACATCATCGAAAAGAGGGGGTGAAGTCATGA
- a CDS encoding ABC transporter permease yields the protein MYQKNKVTNFLNKYKGLLGILPAFLFVLFFFGGGFFRSLLISFGIESEFYGNGQFASAYKELIDPSFLSSFLVTVGIALIISLLSGIIGLVTALLLAASSSKRTWIHVILQLPFGVPHLLAGYMLMQAFMQTGWFSRIAYSMGWIDSFEQFPELVHDQFGIGVILAYMWKEIPFIVLLTYPYLLKLINEWRETANGLGASFSQMIRWVIVPLVMPLWVGGMWVVFAFAIGAYEIPALLARTSLRFVPVIAWQEYTQFGLERQPMAIAMNIVLAMISLLIGIILIYLQMNWYRKGRRGWRD from the coding sequence ATGTATCAAAAGAATAAAGTCACAAATTTTTTAAACAAATATAAAGGGCTGTTGGGAATCCTACCAGCCTTTTTATTTGTTTTATTCTTTTTTGGCGGCGGCTTTTTCAGATCGCTGTTGATCAGCTTCGGAATTGAATCCGAATTCTATGGGAATGGTCAATTTGCGAGTGCCTACAAGGAATTAATCGACCCAAGTTTTTTAAGTTCCTTCCTGGTAACTGTTGGAATCGCGCTTATCATTTCCCTTTTGTCAGGAATCATCGGTTTGGTAACGGCGCTTTTACTCGCGGCCTCTTCATCAAAAAGAACATGGATTCATGTTATCTTGCAGCTCCCGTTTGGTGTACCCCACCTACTAGCTGGTTATATGCTGATGCAAGCGTTTATGCAAACTGGCTGGTTTTCACGAATTGCCTACTCTATGGGCTGGATTGACTCGTTTGAACAATTTCCTGAGCTTGTCCATGATCAATTTGGAATCGGTGTTATCTTGGCCTATATGTGGAAGGAAATCCCGTTTATTGTTTTATTAACCTACCCCTATTTATTAAAATTAATCAATGAATGGAGGGAAACTGCGAATGGATTAGGTGCCAGCTTTTCGCAAATGATTCGCTGGGTCATCGTTCCACTTGTGATGCCCTTGTGGGTAGGAGGAATGTGGGTAGTGTTTGCCTTTGCTATCGGAGCATACGAGATACCTGCACTACTAGCAAGAACATCGTTACGATTTGTTCCGGTTATCGCGTGGCAGGAATACACTCAATTTGGTCTAGAGCGACAACCAATGGCAATTGCGATGAATATAGTACTGGCGATGATCTCACTGTTGATTGGCATCATCCTTATTTATCTGCAAATGAACTGGTATCGAAAGGGGCGAAGAGGATGGAGAGACTAG
- a CDS encoding ABC transporter substrate-binding protein, with protein MKKLKLKRSLSLLLIVLLAFVGGCSSKEENQQTSNKQTEKSENVFNQNWDQIVSEAKGSTVNFYMWGGDEGINAYIDEYIAPKLKKEYEIEVKRYPMDATEFINKLLSEKKANKATGEMDVLWVNGENFKTAKEKDLLLGAITEKLPNFKEYVDDDSPQVQYDFGFPTKGYEAPWGKVQFVFSYDSSKVASPPKSMDELEKWVKENPGKFTYPAPPDFTGSAFIRHVLNEKSENYSEYLKEYDESLMEKDANKMWDYLNKIEPYLWKEGKSYPQSLAQLDQLYKNGEVWMTMGYDEAGASNLIASGEFPKTTKTFVLEKGTLSNTHFLTVPFNSPNPSGALVLINYLLSPDAQLAKMDLKYWGENTSLSVERLPEKYKQKLTQIDRGSATLPEEELMKHRIPEIGADYVQLLERGWMDYVSKE; from the coding sequence ATGAAAAAGCTAAAGCTAAAGCGTAGTTTGAGTTTATTACTTATAGTATTACTGGCATTTGTAGGTGGCTGTTCATCTAAAGAAGAAAACCAACAAACATCGAATAAACAAACAGAAAAGAGCGAGAACGTATTCAATCAAAACTGGGATCAAATTGTAAGCGAAGCAAAAGGGAGTACAGTCAATTTTTACATGTGGGGAGGGGATGAAGGAATTAATGCCTATATCGACGAATATATCGCTCCGAAGCTAAAGAAGGAATATGAAATTGAAGTGAAACGCTATCCAATGGATGCAACTGAATTTATTAATAAGCTTCTTTCCGAAAAAAAGGCCAATAAAGCAACAGGTGAGATGGATGTATTGTGGGTAAATGGAGAAAATTTTAAAACAGCTAAGGAAAAAGACCTGCTGCTTGGTGCTATTACAGAAAAATTACCGAACTTTAAAGAGTATGTAGATGATGATAGCCCGCAGGTGCAATACGATTTTGGTTTTCCAACTAAGGGTTATGAGGCTCCATGGGGAAAGGTCCAATTTGTGTTTAGCTATGATTCTAGTAAAGTAGCAAGTCCACCTAAATCAATGGATGAGCTCGAAAAATGGGTTAAAGAAAATCCAGGCAAATTCACCTATCCTGCACCACCTGATTTTACAGGCAGTGCGTTTATCCGTCACGTGTTAAATGAAAAAAGCGAAAACTATTCTGAGTATCTAAAAGAATATGATGAATCATTAATGGAGAAAGATGCCAATAAAATGTGGGATTACCTCAATAAAATCGAACCTTACCTTTGGAAGGAAGGAAAATCGTATCCACAATCTTTGGCTCAGCTTGACCAGCTTTATAAAAATGGTGAAGTTTGGATGACGATGGGGTATGATGAAGCAGGAGCATCGAATCTTATTGCCAGCGGTGAATTTCCCAAAACGACAAAAACCTTCGTTTTAGAAAAAGGAACATTGTCTAATACCCATTTCTTAACTGTTCCGTTCAACTCACCAAATCCAAGTGGTGCACTTGTATTGATCAATTATTTATTATCTCCTGATGCACAACTTGCGAAAATGGACTTAAAATATTGGGGCGAAAATACGTCTTTATCGGTGGAACGTTTACCAGAAAAATATAAACAAAAGCTTACACAAATTGATCGAGGCTCGGCAACACTGCCTGAAGAGGAATTAATGAAGCATCGAATTCCTGAAATTGGGGCAGATTATGTTCAATTGCTTGAACGAGGTTGGATGGATTATGTATCAAAAGAATAA
- a CDS encoding glycine/sarcosine/betaine reductase selenoprotein B family protein has protein sequence MKLSGNRLIESIVAQKAKHMVYPIKGDIPLQKFEKDPKEAVFALITTSGVHLKTQPIFDVEAGDASLRYIPADVSKDQLMISHTHFDRTDADEDINCVFPLISLKELEAEGMIGGVASTHYGLMGYIPNTKPLVDETIPLILKRLKEEAVDAVILNPGUYICHQSVGLIQYEIEKAGIPTISITHLVDLTEKVRVPRALHLRFPLGRSFGRAFEEDIQRQILLDCIHYLREINQAETIMKLPYKWKGRKR, from the coding sequence TTGAAGCTTTCAGGGAATCGCTTGATCGAATCGATTGTAGCTCAAAAAGCAAAGCATATGGTTTATCCAATTAAAGGGGATATTCCACTCCAAAAGTTTGAAAAAGACCCAAAGGAAGCCGTGTTTGCTCTCATCACAACATCTGGTGTTCATTTGAAAACCCAGCCAATCTTTGATGTAGAAGCAGGAGACGCAAGTTTACGCTACATTCCAGCCGATGTCAGTAAGGATCAGCTGATGATCAGCCATACCCATTTTGATCGGACAGATGCGGATGAAGATATCAATTGTGTCTTTCCTTTGATTAGTCTAAAAGAATTAGAAGCTGAGGGTATGATTGGGGGAGTAGCATCGACCCATTATGGCTTAATGGGTTATATTCCGAATACAAAACCGCTTGTCGATGAAACAATTCCTCTTATTTTGAAAAGACTTAAAGAAGAAGCAGTTGACGCCGTCATCTTAAATCCTGGCTGATATATATGTCATCAATCCGTGGGATTGATTCAATATGAGATTGAAAAAGCGGGGATTCCTACCATATCAATTACCCATCTAGTTGATTTAACGGAAAAAGTGCGTGTTCCAAGAGCACTGCATCTTCGGTTTCCTCTTGGCCGTAGCTTTGGCAGAGCTTTCGAGGAAGACATCCAAAGACAAATTTTATTGGATTGTATTCATTATTTAAGAGAAATCAATCAGGCAGAAACGATTATGAAGCTCCCTTATAAATGGAAAGGACGTAAAAGGTAA